A single region of the Changchengzhania lutea genome encodes:
- a CDS encoding NAD-dependent succinate-semialdehyde dehydrogenase codes for MSTTITINPANGEKVAEYERITADEATNKITLANKVFKEWKHFSFEKRAKLMHKLADVLDEYKETYAQLATKEMGKIIGQSRKEIEKCAWICRYYADNASKLLANETVETEATKSYVTFQPIGVVLAVMPWNFPFYQVIRFAVPALMAGNVGVLKHASNVQGCAFALEGAFTKAGFPKGAFTNLNVSAKYVKNIIENDHIVAVTLTGSEPAGRSVASIAGQNLKKTVMELGGSDAYVILDDADLEEATELATFGRLQNNGQTCIAAKRFVVLDAIYDDFLELFTKKMKTAKMGAPTDEDTYYGPMARADLRDELHEQVEKTIAQGGRLVLGGVVPDRKGAYYPATILADLKPGMEGFDEELFGPVASVIKAKNENHAIELVNNSNFGLGSGVITGDKNRGEKVALQLEAGNSFVNKLVASDPRLPFGGIKNSGYGRELSSYGIREFVNTKSIWID; via the coding sequence ATGTCTACTACAATAACAATTAATCCAGCAAACGGTGAAAAAGTAGCCGAATATGAACGTATTACTGCTGATGAAGCAACCAATAAAATAACACTGGCGAATAAGGTTTTTAAAGAGTGGAAACATTTTTCATTTGAAAAACGAGCAAAACTGATGCATAAATTAGCAGATGTTTTGGATGAATATAAAGAAACCTATGCGCAACTGGCTACCAAGGAAATGGGTAAAATCATTGGTCAGTCACGCAAAGAAATTGAAAAATGTGCCTGGATCTGTAGATATTACGCCGATAACGCCAGTAAGCTATTGGCCAATGAAACCGTAGAAACAGAGGCCACGAAGAGCTATGTGACATTTCAACCTATTGGGGTTGTTTTAGCGGTTATGCCTTGGAATTTTCCGTTTTATCAAGTCATTCGCTTTGCAGTACCTGCATTAATGGCGGGTAATGTTGGGGTATTAAAACACGCCTCCAACGTACAAGGTTGTGCTTTTGCTTTAGAAGGCGCCTTTACAAAAGCAGGATTTCCAAAAGGGGCTTTTACAAATTTGAATGTAAGTGCTAAATATGTAAAAAATATTATTGAAAACGATCATATAGTTGCCGTTACCCTTACTGGTAGCGAACCTGCGGGGCGTTCTGTCGCCTCAATAGCAGGACAAAATTTAAAGAAAACTGTTATGGAATTGGGAGGGAGTGATGCCTATGTTATTTTAGACGATGCTGACTTAGAAGAAGCTACCGAGTTGGCTACTTTCGGGAGATTACAAAATAATGGACAAACCTGTATTGCAGCCAAACGGTTTGTAGTGCTCGATGCCATTTATGATGATTTTTTAGAACTGTTTACCAAGAAAATGAAAACTGCTAAAATGGGAGCACCTACAGATGAAGACACCTATTATGGTCCTATGGCCCGAGCGGACTTAAGAGACGAACTTCATGAACAGGTGGAAAAAACAATAGCACAGGGTGGCCGATTGGTCTTAGGGGGTGTTGTGCCGGATAGAAAGGGCGCTTATTACCCTGCTACTATTCTAGCGGATTTAAAACCAGGTATGGAAGGTTTTGATGAAGAACTGTTTGGCCCAGTAGCATCGGTTATAAAAGCCAAAAATGAAAATCATGCTATTGAATTGGTTAATAATTCGAATTTTGGTTTGGGTTCTGGCGTTATTACAGGCGATAAAAATCGAGGTGAAAAAGTAGCGCTTCAACTGGAAGCAGGAAATAGTTTCGTGAATAAATTAGTGGCATCAGACCCTAGACTACCTTTTGGAGGTATTAAAAACAGTGGATATGGAAGGGAACTTTCTAGTTATGGTATTCGCGAATTTGTGAATACAAAATCCATTTGGATTGATTAA
- a CDS encoding acetolactate synthase large subunit, with the protein MKASDLFIKALENEGVKYIFGLPGEENLDVLESIRKSNKIKFVLTRHEQGAGFMAATYGRLTGKAGVCMSTLGPGATNMVTPAVYGQLGAMPLVIITGQKPIKTSKQGKFQIVDVVEMMEPLTKFTKQVTHGGHIPSIVREAFRLAQEERPGTVHIELPEDIAQEDIESPHIFDVVDFKIPHAIPKAISHAADMIKVANMPLLLIGAGANRKRASKALTQFVDTLGIPFFNTQMGKGIIDERHPLYLGTAALSDYDFLHEAISKADLIINVGHDTIEKPPFFMNHGDHSKVIHVNFFPAEIDEVYFPQLNVIGDIAESISKLSDVLKPHANQWGLEFFLDVKNNVATHLSKYEKDDRFPILPQRLVKITRDMLPEDGIVTLDNGIYKIWFARNYPAYAQNSLILDNALATMGAGLASAMMVKELNPDKKVISVNGDGGFMMNSQELETAMRMQLDLVVIILNDNAYGMIKWKQKDEGFKDYGLDYKNPDFVKYAESFGAKGYRPDSIENFKTILQKALDSKGIHIIDLVVDYSLNHKILNVLIKEYSETRKN; encoded by the coding sequence ATGAAGGCATCAGACCTATTTATAAAAGCATTGGAAAACGAAGGTGTCAAATATATTTTTGGATTACCAGGAGAAGAGAATTTGGATGTGTTAGAATCCATTCGGAAATCCAATAAAATAAAATTTGTGCTCACACGCCACGAACAGGGCGCTGGATTTATGGCAGCTACCTATGGCAGGTTAACCGGTAAAGCAGGGGTATGTATGTCTACCCTTGGCCCAGGAGCTACCAATATGGTAACACCTGCTGTTTATGGGCAATTGGGCGCCATGCCACTCGTTATTATTACAGGGCAAAAACCTATAAAAACGAGTAAGCAAGGTAAATTTCAGATTGTGGATGTGGTCGAGATGATGGAGCCCCTTACTAAATTCACGAAACAAGTGACACATGGTGGCCATATTCCATCTATAGTTAGAGAAGCGTTTAGGCTGGCACAGGAAGAACGCCCAGGAACGGTTCATATAGAATTACCCGAAGATATTGCACAAGAAGACATAGAAAGCCCTCATATTTTTGATGTGGTTGATTTTAAAATACCTCATGCGATACCAAAAGCCATAAGCCATGCCGCCGATATGATTAAAGTGGCAAACATGCCGCTGTTACTTATTGGTGCCGGTGCAAACCGCAAACGTGCTTCAAAAGCATTGACCCAATTTGTAGATACGCTGGGCATTCCATTTTTCAATACACAAATGGGGAAGGGGATTATAGACGAGCGCCATCCTTTATATTTAGGAACCGCAGCTTTATCAGATTATGATTTTTTGCACGAAGCCATCAGTAAAGCAGATTTGATTATTAACGTGGGCCACGATACTATTGAAAAACCACCATTTTTTATGAATCATGGCGATCACAGTAAAGTGATTCATGTTAATTTTTTCCCAGCAGAAATTGACGAAGTGTATTTTCCACAGCTTAATGTTATAGGTGACATTGCCGAAAGTATTTCAAAATTAAGCGATGTACTAAAACCGCATGCCAACCAATGGGGTTTGGAGTTCTTTTTAGATGTAAAAAACAACGTCGCTACGCATTTATCAAAGTATGAAAAGGATGATCGTTTCCCCATACTACCACAACGTTTGGTTAAAATCACTAGAGATATGCTGCCAGAAGACGGCATTGTAACGCTTGACAATGGGATTTATAAAATATGGTTTGCACGTAATTATCCAGCTTACGCACAAAATAGTTTGATTTTAGATAATGCTTTAGCAACCATGGGTGCTGGACTTGCTTCTGCGATGATGGTAAAAGAATTGAATCCTGACAAAAAAGTGATTTCAGTAAATGGTGATGGCGGTTTTATGATGAATTCCCAAGAACTGGAAACCGCCATGCGTATGCAATTGGATTTGGTCGTTATCATTTTAAACGACAACGCATACGGGATGATAAAATGGAAACAAAAAGATGAAGGTTTTAAAGATTATGGATTGGATTACAAGAACCCAGATTTTGTGAAATATGCCGAAAGTTTTGGTGCTAAAGGGTATCGACCAGATTCTATTGAAAACTTTAAAACCATCCTTCAAAAAGCATTGGATTCCAAAGGGATTCATATTATTGACTTAGTAGTTGATTATTCATTAAATCATAAAATATTGAATGTTCTTATTAAAGAATATTCTGAAACACGTAAAAATTAA
- a CDS encoding cold-shock protein, with product MLKQLINKLINTNKENKMKEGTVKFFNNAKGFGFITVNETNEEIFVHSTNLIDDIREDDKVQFEIEKGDKGLSAVKVSLV from the coding sequence ATGCTAAAACAGTTAATAAATAAATTAATAAATACTAATAAAGAGAACAAAATGAAAGAAGGTACAGTAAAATTTTTCAATAATGCCAAAGGATTTGGCTTTATTACAGTTAATGAAACAAATGAAGAAATCTTTGTTCACTCAACAAATCTAATCGACGATATTAGAGAAGATGACAAAGTACAATTTGAAATTGAAAAAGGCGACAAAGGATTAAGCGCAGTGAAAGTGAGCTTAGTTTAA
- a CDS encoding fatty acid desaturase family protein encodes MSSNTNNPVFSRTLNRDFSKTLRSRVNTYFKSNKISRHANATMVVKTVIMLSLFFIPLMALSLGLVTKTWMLFLAYTMSGLGMAGIGMGVMHDAIHGSYSKNKNVNRFLGYSFNLIGANAVVWKIQHNILHHTYTNIEEADDDINAPFFLRFSPHAKYYWVHQFQHIYIWFFYSISTISWITTKDFVRLKRYKDMRFLDGKNEYNKVLAEMTVWKLLYYSYALVLPMLIVPLSWWVILLAFLCMHTVTGLLVSTVFQIAHIMPDNEFPLPDGKGMMTDDWYKHQFITTTNFAPKSKFLFWLIGGLNHQIEHHVLPDVYHVHYKKLTKIVAETAREYGIPYHVKKSFAHAIVDHVKC; translated from the coding sequence ATGAGTAGCAATACAAATAACCCTGTATTTTCAAGAACTTTAAATCGAGATTTTTCCAAAACGCTTAGAAGTAGAGTCAATACCTATTTTAAATCTAACAAGATAAGTAGACATGCGAACGCTACGATGGTTGTTAAAACGGTTATTATGCTTAGTTTATTTTTCATTCCTCTCATGGCACTGTCTTTGGGGCTTGTAACTAAAACCTGGATGCTTTTTCTAGCATATACTATGAGCGGATTAGGGATGGCAGGCATAGGTATGGGGGTTATGCACGATGCCATTCATGGATCGTATTCAAAAAATAAAAATGTCAATCGTTTTCTGGGATATTCATTTAATTTAATAGGAGCAAACGCTGTGGTTTGGAAAATCCAACATAATATTTTACACCACACGTATACGAATATAGAAGAGGCAGACGATGATATAAATGCGCCATTCTTTCTGCGATTTTCACCGCATGCCAAATACTATTGGGTACACCAATTTCAGCATATATATATCTGGTTTTTTTATAGTATCTCTACAATTTCATGGATCACTACAAAAGATTTTGTACGTTTAAAACGCTATAAAGACATGAGGTTTTTAGATGGGAAAAATGAATACAATAAAGTACTCGCAGAAATGACAGTATGGAAACTTTTATACTATTCGTATGCACTTGTGCTTCCAATGCTTATAGTGCCATTATCTTGGTGGGTTATTTTATTGGCATTTTTATGCATGCATACCGTAACGGGGCTGCTAGTGAGTACTGTTTTTCAAATTGCTCATATTATGCCAGACAATGAATTTCCACTTCCTGATGGAAAGGGCATGATGACAGACGATTGGTACAAACATCAATTTATAACCACCACTAATTTTGCACCAAAGAGCAAATTTTTGTTCTGGCTTATAGGTGGCTTGAATCATCAAATTGAGCATCATGTATTACCCGATGTTTATCACGTACATTATAAAAAGTTAACAAAGATTGTCGCTGAGACTGCAAGAGAATATGGCATCCCATATCATGTTAAAAAGAGTTTTGCCCATGCCATAGTGGATCACGTAAAATGCTAA
- a CDS encoding pyridoxal-phosphate dependent enzyme: MQYSDNQILIDTHKRISPFIHKTPVLTSSQINNLVGADVYFKCENFQRMGAFKMRGATNAILKLSDKQRGSGVVTHSSGNFAQALSLAAKSLNVTAYIVMPNNAPQVKKDAVKGYEGIITECEPTLESRERESKLISQQTGATFIHPSNDIDVIHGQGTAAIELLNDYPKLDAIISPVGGGGLIAGTALAAHYFGHNCEVVGAEPFEADDAYRSLISGKIETNVTTNTIADGLRTQLGSINFPIIKRHIHNIIRVEEVEIVDAMKLIFERLKIVVEPSSAIVLAAIIREKELFKNKKVGLIISGGNVDITQLPF, translated from the coding sequence ATGCAATATTCAGACAATCAAATACTTATAGATACACATAAGAGAATTTCGCCATTCATCCATAAAACACCTGTACTTACTTCATCACAAATAAATAATTTGGTAGGAGCTGATGTGTATTTTAAGTGTGAAAACTTTCAAAGAATGGGAGCTTTTAAAATGCGGGGAGCCACAAATGCCATCTTAAAATTAAGTGACAAGCAAAGAGGCAGTGGTGTCGTCACGCATTCGTCCGGTAATTTTGCCCAAGCTTTGTCTTTAGCCGCAAAAAGTTTAAATGTGACTGCCTATATTGTTATGCCCAATAATGCTCCCCAAGTAAAAAAAGATGCGGTTAAAGGTTATGAAGGGATAATTACTGAATGTGAACCGACACTTGAATCTAGAGAACGGGAATCTAAATTAATCTCACAACAGACAGGAGCTACATTTATCCATCCGTCGAATGACATTGATGTTATACATGGCCAAGGTACTGCCGCTATAGAATTGCTCAATGATTATCCAAAATTAGATGCTATCATTTCGCCTGTTGGGGGTGGCGGATTAATTGCAGGTACGGCATTAGCCGCTCATTATTTTGGACATAATTGTGAAGTTGTTGGTGCAGAACCTTTTGAAGCGGATGATGCCTACAGATCATTAATTAGTGGAAAAATTGAAACGAATGTTACTACAAATACCATTGCGGATGGATTAAGAACGCAATTAGGCAGTATTAATTTTCCAATTATTAAAAGACATATTCATAATATCATCAGAGTAGAAGAGGTTGAAATTGTGGATGCTATGAAACTTATTTTCGAACGCTTAAAAATTGTAGTAGAACCTTCAAGTGCTATCGTATTGGCGGCTATAATTAGAGAAAAAGAATTATTTAAAAATAAGAAAGTGGGTCTAATTATTTCGGGTGGCAATGTGGATATCACGCAATTACCTTTTTAA
- a CDS encoding glycosyltransferase family 9 protein, which translates to MSIKKRINHVRRKVMNSLTKNIGQSYTNPTIDLKNKPKIKKILISRPNHRLGNQLLLTPLVQEVIHTFPDCKIDLFVKGGVAYPVFENYEQVENIIQLPKKAFSHLLDYGWCWVKLKRKKYDLVINGDKNSSSGRLSTQLAKAKYKVFGDVNEEIKSKYEDCKHISKYPVYNLRHYLKQLGFPENNSNVPLLDIKLSPSEIEKGKQLLKGIVDNGKPIICIYTNATGKKCYSEDWWETFYNRLLEEYPEYTIIEMLPIENISKIGFKAPHFYSKDIREMGAIIHNTSIFIAADNGVMHLASASQTPTVGFFSVTNPNVYQPYGNGSFPMDTKITNIEDWISGIDSILKK; encoded by the coding sequence ATGAGTATCAAAAAAAGAATCAATCATGTAAGGCGGAAGGTGATGAATTCACTGACCAAAAACATTGGACAATCCTATACAAACCCTACGATTGATTTAAAAAATAAGCCTAAAATAAAAAAGATACTTATTAGTAGACCAAACCATCGTTTAGGTAACCAGCTATTATTAACACCTTTAGTGCAAGAGGTTATACATACCTTTCCAGATTGCAAAATCGATTTATTTGTTAAAGGCGGGGTAGCATACCCTGTTTTTGAAAATTATGAGCAGGTTGAAAACATTATTCAACTGCCCAAAAAAGCCTTTAGTCACCTATTAGATTATGGTTGGTGTTGGGTTAAGTTGAAAAGAAAGAAGTATGACTTGGTTATTAATGGCGATAAAAATTCATCTTCGGGTAGATTATCTACACAATTGGCTAAGGCAAAGTATAAAGTCTTTGGTGATGTCAATGAAGAAATTAAAAGTAAATATGAAGATTGTAAACATATCTCGAAGTATCCTGTTTACAATTTAAGGCATTATTTAAAACAACTTGGATTTCCTGAAAATAATAGTAATGTGCCCTTATTAGATATTAAATTAAGTCCTTCAGAAATAGAAAAGGGGAAGCAGCTGTTAAAAGGGATTGTTGATAATGGTAAACCAATTATATGTATTTATACGAATGCCACTGGAAAAAAATGCTATTCTGAAGATTGGTGGGAAACCTTTTATAATCGACTGTTAGAAGAGTATCCGGAATACACTATAATAGAAATGTTGCCTATTGAAAATATTTCAAAAATTGGTTTTAAGGCACCACATTTTTATAGTAAAGACATTAGGGAAATGGGGGCAATTATTCATAATACGTCCATTTTTATTGCTGCAGACAACGGCGTGATGCATTTGGCTAGTGCATCGCAAACCCCTACCGTTGGATTCTTCTCTGTAACTAATCCCAATGTTTATCAACCCTACGGAAACGGCAGTTTTCCTATGGATACCAAAATTACAAATATCGAGGATTGGATCTCGGGCATAGATTCAATACTTAAAAAATAG
- a CDS encoding EamA family transporter — MSLPRKTILIILAFFAIYVIWGSTYLLNKIAVTEIPPFFVATIRFTSAGMLIFIIAKFLKRSLKISRKQLINCTIAGFLFLVYGNGVFIWALKYVDSGFAALEASTQPLFVLLLMRLIDGKKIQQKSIIGIILGVVGMYLLVSQKELVSDEGSLLGMFMILTCVLSWSYASVFVSKADLPANFLVSTGYQMISAGLLLAITSLFLGEDWISPLQWSASVQWSLGLLIIFGSIVAFTAFNYLLKTVSTEKVSTSAYVNPVIAIFLGWFILDEQLNVQTIIAAAVLLTGVYFITSKKKFRIRFIGR, encoded by the coding sequence ATGAGTTTACCTCGTAAAACGATTCTCATTATTTTGGCATTCTTTGCCATATATGTTATTTGGGGCTCCACCTATTTGCTTAATAAAATTGCAGTTACCGAAATCCCACCGTTTTTCGTTGCCACCATTCGTTTTACTTCGGCCGGTATGCTTATATTCATTATTGCTAAGTTTTTAAAGCGCTCTTTAAAAATTAGCAGAAAGCAACTCATCAATTGCACCATCGCAGGATTTTTATTTCTGGTGTATGGCAATGGTGTTTTTATTTGGGCACTTAAGTACGTAGATAGTGGTTTTGCGGCATTGGAAGCATCTACCCAACCTCTATTCGTGTTATTATTAATGCGATTAATCGACGGAAAAAAAATTCAGCAAAAGTCCATCATTGGCATTATACTTGGCGTTGTAGGGATGTACCTATTAGTGAGCCAAAAAGAATTGGTGTCAGATGAAGGCAGCCTCTTGGGCATGTTCATGATTCTAACCTGTGTATTGAGTTGGAGTTATGCCAGTGTATTTGTATCCAAGGCCGATTTACCTGCTAACTTTTTAGTGAGCACGGGCTATCAAATGATTAGTGCAGGTTTACTATTAGCAATAACAAGTTTGTTTTTGGGAGAAGATTGGATTTCACCGTTACAATGGAGTGCATCCGTACAATGGTCTCTAGGACTATTAATCATTTTTGGTAGTATCGTCGCGTTTACGGCATTTAATTATTTGTTAAAAACGGTTTCTACAGAAAAAGTTTCAACATCGGCTTATGTAAACCCGGTAATTGCAATATTTTTAGGCTGGTTTATTTTAGATGAACAATTAAATGTCCAAACCATTATTGCCGCTGCTGTACTGTTAACAGGGGTCTATTTTATAACTTCAAAAAAGAAATTTAGAATTCGTTTTATTGGACGTTAA
- a CDS encoding cold-shock protein has translation MAKSQVTFNKIEKEKKRLKKREDKQKKKDARKAEAKENPQGIQFAYVDFNGNLTDTPPDPAMREKVEAESIELGIPKKEDREEEEPANKEGKVSFFDHSKGFGFILDSINQEKYFVHVSGLLEDIEENDKVTYELERGQKGMNAVRVKKI, from the coding sequence ATGGCAAAATCTCAAGTAACATTTAATAAGATTGAAAAAGAAAAAAAACGCTTAAAGAAAAGAGAGGACAAGCAAAAGAAAAAAGACGCCCGTAAAGCTGAAGCAAAAGAAAACCCACAAGGGATTCAATTTGCCTACGTAGATTTTAACGGGAATCTAACAGATACGCCGCCAGATCCTGCTATGCGTGAAAAAGTAGAGGCTGAAAGTATTGAATTGGGTATTCCTAAAAAAGAAGATAGAGAAGAAGAAGAGCCTGCAAACAAAGAAGGAAAAGTTTCTTTTTTCGATCATTCAAAAGGGTTTGGATTTATTCTTGACAGCATAAATCAAGAAAAATATTTCGTACACGTAAGCGGCTTATTGGAAGATATCGAAGAAAACGATAAAGTAACTTACGAGTTAGAGCGTGGACAAAAAGGCATGAATGCCGTTCGCGTAAAAAAAATATAA
- a CDS encoding DEAD/DEAH box helicase, whose product MSISKTELEERNVGKNLYSYQKGAIDKIFKSFEESPDDYHLLYQLPTGGGKTVIFSEIVRQYLKHHKKKVLVMTHRIELCKQTSKMLTEFGVDNKVIDSKADLGDQSDYSCFVAMVETLNNRLNDDKLDISDIGLVIIDEAHYNSFTKLFKFFSQSFILGVTATPLSSSMELPMTDNYDELIVGETIESLIENGFLARAEMFSYNVGLTSLVVGANGDYTVKSSEDLYTDNDMLTKLLQAYEERAKGKKVLIFNNGINTSLHVYDTFRAAGYPIAHLDNTNTKKERALILKWFKKTPDAILTSVSILTTGFDEPTVDSIILNRATKSLTLYYQMIGRGSRVLENKKTFSVIDLGNNFHRFGPWGDDLDWQRIFRSPNYYLDALLSDEELESNFRYEMPDELRAEFSKSKDVHFDVQKTYVQSIRDGESSKVVLERSIAQHAYICSENSEDVYDALALAKKLGDDIDFRIQRYTKCISKSTFNFVEWLKGDYRKKLNAHLRSNFDAIFETIHGYPPED is encoded by the coding sequence ATGTCCATATCCAAAACAGAATTAGAAGAAAGAAACGTTGGTAAAAATTTATATAGCTATCAAAAAGGGGCTATAGATAAAATTTTTAAAAGCTTTGAAGAGTCGCCAGACGACTATCATTTACTCTATCAGTTACCGACTGGTGGCGGGAAAACCGTTATCTTTTCTGAAATTGTAAGACAATACCTTAAGCACCACAAAAAAAAGGTGTTAGTCATGACGCACCGGATAGAACTGTGTAAACAAACCTCTAAAATGCTTACCGAGTTCGGTGTTGACAATAAGGTGATAGATAGTAAAGCAGACCTTGGTGATCAATCGGATTATAGCTGTTTTGTGGCTATGGTCGAGACCTTGAATAATCGGTTAAATGATGATAAATTAGATATATCGGATATTGGTTTGGTGATTATCGATGAAGCCCACTATAACTCCTTTACCAAACTTTTTAAATTCTTTAGTCAATCCTTTATTTTAGGCGTTACAGCAACGCCTTTAAGTTCTAGTATGGAACTACCAATGACTGATAATTATGATGAATTAATAGTTGGTGAAACGATAGAATCTCTAATAGAAAATGGCTTTTTGGCCCGGGCTGAAATGTTTAGCTATAATGTAGGCTTAACCTCTTTAGTAGTAGGGGCGAATGGGGATTACACTGTTAAATCTTCAGAGGATCTGTATACAGATAATGACATGCTTACCAAGCTATTACAGGCTTATGAAGAACGTGCCAAAGGAAAGAAAGTATTAATTTTCAATAATGGTATAAATACGTCTTTACATGTCTATGACACCTTTAGGGCCGCGGGATACCCAATTGCTCACTTAGATAATACGAATACAAAAAAGGAACGTGCTTTAATCCTAAAGTGGTTTAAAAAAACACCTGATGCCATTTTAACATCAGTAAGTATTTTGACGACTGGTTTTGATGAACCGACCGTGGATAGTATCATTTTAAATAGAGCAACCAAATCATTGACTTTGTATTACCAAATGATTGGTCGTGGGTCGCGTGTATTGGAAAATAAAAAGACGTTTAGTGTTATTGACTTAGGAAATAATTTTCACCGCTTCGGTCCGTGGGGAGATGATCTAGATTGGCAACGTATATTCAGATCGCCAAACTACTATTTAGATGCGCTTCTTAGTGATGAGGAATTAGAAAGTAATTTCAGGTATGAAATGCCTGATGAATTGCGTGCTGAATTTTCAAAATCTAAGGACGTCCATTTTGATGTTCAGAAAACTTACGTACAATCTATCAGGGATGGCGAATCATCAAAGGTGGTTTTAGAGCGTTCAATCGCGCAACACGCATATATTTGCTCTGAAAATAGTGAAGATGTATATGATGCCTTAGCCCTTGCCAAAAAACTTGGTGATGATATAGATTTCAGAATTCAACGTTATACCAAATGTATTAGTAAAAGTACATTTAACTTTGTAGAATGGTTAAAAGGCGATTACCGGAAAAAGCTTAACGCACATCTGCGGTCTAATTTTGATGCTATTTTTGAGACCATCCATGGCTATCCACCAGAAGATTAA
- the mgrA gene encoding L-glyceraldehyde 3-phosphate reductase translates to MQNNNHFDEQKHLANSNRYDSMSYRRCGKSGVLLPAISLGLWHNFGFVDKLENGTNIIKTAFDLGITHFDLANNYGPPPGSAEENFGKILKANFKSYRDELFIATKAGYGMWDGPYGDFGSRKYLISSLDQSLKRLGLDYVDVFYHHRPDPDTPLEETMSALADIVRQGKALYVGVSNYQPKETEQAAKILKDLKVPFILHQARYSMFDRWAEDGLLNTLEDNGVGCIAFSPLEQGLLTDKYLNGIPKNSRAGGDSVFLNADNVNSNIEKVKTLNAIAETRGQKLSQMAIAWLLRQAQITSVLVGASSSNQLKQNVKSLDNLKFSDEEVKNIESII, encoded by the coding sequence ATGCAAAATAATAATCATTTTGATGAACAAAAACATCTAGCTAACAGCAATCGATATGATTCCATGTCCTACAGACGGTGTGGAAAAAGCGGTGTCTTGCTACCTGCAATCTCCTTGGGATTATGGCATAATTTCGGATTTGTGGACAAACTGGAAAATGGCACGAATATTATAAAAACGGCATTCGATTTGGGAATAACCCATTTTGATCTAGCCAACAATTATGGCCCGCCTCCCGGATCTGCCGAAGAAAATTTTGGTAAAATTCTAAAAGCTAATTTTAAATCGTATAGAGATGAACTGTTTATTGCGACCAAAGCTGGCTATGGGATGTGGGATGGTCCTTATGGTGATTTCGGCTCTAGAAAATATTTAATATCTAGTTTAGATCAGAGTTTAAAACGCTTGGGCTTGGACTATGTAGATGTGTTTTATCACCACAGACCAGACCCTGATACACCTCTTGAAGAAACTATGAGTGCCCTTGCCGATATTGTAAGACAAGGGAAAGCATTATATGTGGGGGTTTCTAATTATCAACCTAAAGAAACTGAGCAAGCCGCTAAAATTTTAAAGGATTTAAAAGTTCCTTTTATTTTACATCAAGCCCGATATTCTATGTTTGATCGTTGGGCGGAAGATGGTCTTTTAAACACGTTAGAAGATAACGGAGTTGGATGTATCGCTTTTTCTCCATTGGAACAAGGCCTGTTAACGGATAAATATTTAAATGGCATTCCTAAAAACTCACGTGCGGGTGGTGATTCGGTTTTCTTAAATGCGGATAACGTAAACAGTAATATTGAGAAAGTCAAGACATTGAATGCTATTGCTGAGACACGAGGACAAAAATTGTCTCAAATGGCTATTGCTTGGCTATTAAGACAAGCTCAAATAACATCGGTTTTAGTTGGGGCGAGTTCCTCAAATCAATTAAAGCAAAATGTAAAATCCTTGGATAATCTGAAATTTTCTGATGAAGAAGTTAAAAATATTGAATCTATAATTTAG
- a CDS encoding ExbD/TolR family protein: MRHSKLVPEVNAGSMADIAFLLLIFFLVTAAIPNDKGINRKLPAKCPPNTVCDSAIKEHNILRILINNEDDIMVNSNFYPK, encoded by the coding sequence ATGAGACATTCAAAACTAGTGCCAGAAGTCAATGCGGGGTCTATGGCAGACATCGCATTTTTATTACTCATCTTCTTTCTTGTTACTGCGGCTATTCCTAATGATAAGGGAATTAATCGAAAACTTCCAGCAAAATGCCCTCCCAACACCGTTTGCGATAGTGCCATTAAAGAACACAATATCCTACGCATTCTCATTAATAACGAGGATGACATCATGGTAAATAGTAATTTTTATCCAAAGTAA